One genomic region from Apodemus sylvaticus chromosome 1, mApoSyl1.1, whole genome shotgun sequence encodes:
- the Ccnd1 gene encoding G1/S-specific cyclin-D1 isoform X1 — MEHQLLCCEVETIRRAYPDTNLLNDRVLRAMLKTEETCAPSVSYFKCVQKEIVPSMRKIVATWMLEVCEEQKCEEEVFPLAMNYLDRFLSLEPLKKSRLQLLGATCMFVASKMKETIPLTAEKLCIYTDNSIRPEELLQMELLLVNKLKWNLAAMTPHDFIEHFLSKMPEADENKQIIRKHAQTFVALCATDVKFISNPPSMVAAGSVVAAMQGLNLGSPNNFLSCYRTTHFLSRVIKCDPVKALATGLWLNKDPLHLRPPLQDCLRACQEQIEALLESSLRQAQQNSDPKATDEEREAEEEAGLACTPTDVRDVDI, encoded by the exons ATGGAACACCAGCTCCTGTGCTGCGAAGTGGAGACCATCCGCCGCGCGTACCCAGACACCAATCTCCTCAACGACCGAGTGCTGCGAGCCATGCTCAAGACGGAGGAGACCTGCGCGCCCTCGGTATCTTACTTCAAGTGCGTGCAGAAGGAGATTGTGCCATCCATGCGGAAAATCGTAGCCACCTGGATGCTGGAG GTCTGCGAGGAGCAGAAGTGCGAAGAGGAGGTCTTTCCGCTGGCCATGAACTACCTGGATCGCTTCCTGTCTCTGGAGCCCCTGAAGAAGAGCCGTCTGCAGCTGCTGGGGGCCACCTGCATGTTCGTGGCCTCTAAGATGAAGGAGACCATTCCCCTGACTGCCGAGAAGTTGTGCATCTACACTGACAACTCTATCCGGCCCGAGGAGCTGCTG CAAATGGAACTGCTTCTGGTGAACAAGCTCAAATGGAACCTGGCCGCCATGACTCCCCACGATTTCATCGAACACTTCCTCTCCAAAATGCCAGAGGCGGATGAGAACAAGCAGATCATCCGCAAGCATGCGCAGACCTTTGTGGCCCTCTGTGCCACAG ATGTGAAGTTCATTTCCAACCCGCCCTCCATGGTAGCCGCTGGGAGTGTGGTGGCTGCGATGCAAGGCCTGAACCTGGGCAGCCCCAACAATTTCCTCTCCTGCTACCGCACAACGCACTTCCTTTCCAGAGTCATCAAGTGTGACCCG GTCAAGGCCCTGGCCACCGGCCTCTGGCTAAACAAGGACCCCCTCCATCTCCGCCCGCCTCTCCAGGACTGCCTCCGTGCCTGCCAGGAACAGATTGAAGCCCTTCTGGAGTCAAGCCTGCGCCAGGCCCAGCAGAACAGCGACCCCAAGGCCACTGACGAGGAgcgggaagcagaggaagaggccGGTCTGGCCTGCACACCTACCGATGTGCGAGATGTGGACATCTGA
- the Ccnd1 gene encoding G1/S-specific cyclin-D1 isoform X2, producing MEHQLLCCEVETIRRAYPDTNLLNDRVLRAMLKTEETCAPSVSYFKCVQKEIVPSMRKIVATWMLEVCEEQKCEEEVFPLAMNYLDRFLSLEPLKKSRLQLLGATCMFVASKMKETIPLTAEKLCIYTDNSIRPEELLQMELLLVNKLKWNLAAMTPHDFIEHFLSKMPEADENKQIIRKHAQTFVALCATDVKFISNPPSMVAAGSVVAAMQGLNLGSPNNFLSCYRTTHFLSRVIKCDPDCLRACQEQIEALLESSLRQAQQNSDPKATDEEREAEEEAGLACTPTDVRDVDI from the exons ATGGAACACCAGCTCCTGTGCTGCGAAGTGGAGACCATCCGCCGCGCGTACCCAGACACCAATCTCCTCAACGACCGAGTGCTGCGAGCCATGCTCAAGACGGAGGAGACCTGCGCGCCCTCGGTATCTTACTTCAAGTGCGTGCAGAAGGAGATTGTGCCATCCATGCGGAAAATCGTAGCCACCTGGATGCTGGAG GTCTGCGAGGAGCAGAAGTGCGAAGAGGAGGTCTTTCCGCTGGCCATGAACTACCTGGATCGCTTCCTGTCTCTGGAGCCCCTGAAGAAGAGCCGTCTGCAGCTGCTGGGGGCCACCTGCATGTTCGTGGCCTCTAAGATGAAGGAGACCATTCCCCTGACTGCCGAGAAGTTGTGCATCTACACTGACAACTCTATCCGGCCCGAGGAGCTGCTG CAAATGGAACTGCTTCTGGTGAACAAGCTCAAATGGAACCTGGCCGCCATGACTCCCCACGATTTCATCGAACACTTCCTCTCCAAAATGCCAGAGGCGGATGAGAACAAGCAGATCATCCGCAAGCATGCGCAGACCTTTGTGGCCCTCTGTGCCACAG ATGTGAAGTTCATTTCCAACCCGCCCTCCATGGTAGCCGCTGGGAGTGTGGTGGCTGCGATGCAAGGCCTGAACCTGGGCAGCCCCAACAATTTCCTCTCCTGCTACCGCACAACGCACTTCCTTTCCAGAGTCATCAAGTGTGACCCG GACTGCCTCCGTGCCTGCCAGGAACAGATTGAAGCCCTTCTGGAGTCAAGCCTGCGCCAGGCCCAGCAGAACAGCGACCCCAAGGCCACTGACGAGGAgcgggaagcagaggaagaggccGGTCTGGCCTGCACACCTACCGATGTGCGAGATGTGGACATCTGA